The Aedes albopictus strain Foshan chromosome 2, AalbF5, whole genome shotgun sequence region CTAAGCTTCCGCCAACCTTGAAGCTGGATTGGGCATGCTACCGTATGTCTGTACCTCGAGTCAACTTGGCGACTTTCGGAAATTTCCTGTATTCCCTCGCAGAGGCCGCCAGCACGGTTGTCTTCCCTATAACAGTTGCAGATCAGAAGCAGACTCGGAGCGAAACCCGCTTACCAAAGAAGGGGAATGCATTCTTAAACGCTCACTTGGAAACTCAACCGGAAATCGATGTTTCGATGCCCGCCACGTCAAGTAACGCCAACGCAATAGATCGTCCGCCAGCGCCCATAGATCGTCTCAACGATGGGTGTCCGATTTGCAAAGGTAGTTGCAGAACAGCCGATAAATGCAAACAATTTCTTGAGCTCTCACGTGATGCACGCTGGGCTTCCGTGCGTGAATTCGGATTGTGTCGTAGATGTCTCCGTCGCCACAATGGAAGCTGCAACACGAAGGAATGTGGCCAAAACGGATGTACGTTCAAACATCATGCATTACTTCACAACGACCAGCAGCGAGTTCAGCAAATCACTACAGTGGTAGCTTCGCCGAACCCGAATTCCGGATCATCCGAGCCGGAGACTAGCCAGGGTCACGGATGCAATACTCATCGTACAAAAACTTCGGCTGTCCTCTTTCGATACCTGCCTGTGGTGCTAAGAAACCGTGACAAAACAGTTCAAACCTATGCGTTTTTCGACGAGGGCTCCGAGCTCAGTTTGCTCGATGATGGCTTGGCCAAGCTTTTGGAACTTGATGGGGAAATCAGTCCGCTATGTTTAAGATGGACTGGTGGAAAAGAGCGCAATGAAGACAACTCCCGTATCGTAAGCCTGGAAATAGGAGGGATTCGGAACCAAACCAAAATGTTTAACTTGAACAACGTAAGGACAGTTCAAGAACTGTTGTTGCCTCACCAGACAATCGATATGAAGGAGCTATCGCAGCTATACCCACATCTTCGTGGGCTTCCAGTAGACTCATATCAGTCCGCTCAACCACGCATACTCATAGGGTTGAAGCACGCGTTCATCGGCTTAGTACTTCAAAGCAGAGAAGGAGAACTAAATCATCTCATTGCATCGAAAACGCGTTTAGGCTGGACCGTTTACGGAGGGTGTACAGAGGATGCTCCCAATGTCGTCCAATGTGCGTTTCATGAACATCACCAAAGCGACAACATGGACGAATCGCTACACCAAGCAATGAAGGAGTATTTCTCTTTGGACAGTCTTGGGATAACGAAGCCATCGAACATACTTCTGTCCACCGACGATCAACGGGCCGAGACTCTTTTACGTTCACTCACGAAACTCAAGAATGGTCGATACGAAACTGGGCTATTATGGCGCTCCGATGATGCGCGCCTGCCAGATAACCATGCTATGGCCCTTCGCCGTCATCGTTCTCTCGAAATACGCCTAGGGAAGGATCCGGAGTTGGCGGAAATACTGAATAAGAAAATCGCCGATTACCTGGAAAAGGGATACATTCGTCTGCTCACCGAAGAAGAACTGAACAAACCAATGTTCCGTGTATGGTACCTTCCGATTTTTCCGGTCACAAATCCCAATAAACCCGGAAAGATAAGAATTGTCTGGGATGCCGCAGCATCAACCTTCGGCAAATCGCTGAACTCTGCACTCCTGAAAGGCCCGGACCAGCTGTGCTCATTGTTGTCTATTCTTCTACAGTTTCGTGAACATCGAGTTGGTTTAACAGGTGACATCCGTGAGATGTTCCATCAGGTGGACATTCGGGAAGAGGACCAGCACTGCCAACGTTTTTTCTGGACAGACAAATCCGGTGATGTACGGACCTACGTGATGCGCGTTATGACTTTTGGAGCCTGCTGTTCGCCGAGCTGTGCTCAGTACGTTAAAAACGTCAACGCTGAGCGCCATTCTCAGGACTATCCGGATGCGGCGCAAGCTATAACAAAAAGGCACTATGTGGACGACATGCTTGTGAGCGTCGAGACTGAGCAGGAGGCCATTCAGCTTGCAAGCGAAGTAAAACTAGTAcacggaaacggcgggttcgaaaTTCGAAACTGGGTCAGTAACTCCAGCCAAGTGTTGGAGGCATTGCAAGGAGATAATGTTACAGAGAAAAACCTCGATTTGTCATCTGAACTCGCCACCGAAAAAGTGCTTGGAATGTGGTGGTGCACATCAACAGATACCTTCACATTCAAAATCTGCAGGAACCGATACGATGAGGGTCTACTGAGTGGTCAACGCTGCCCAACAAAGAGAGAGATCCTTCGGGTGCTCATGACGATATTTGACCCATTAGGATTGGTCGCCCATTTCCTCATGTTTTTGAAGATTCTGCTACAAGAAGTCTGGCGCTCCGGAGTTCAGTGGGACGAACCAATCCAGGACGTGGCTTTTGAAAAATGGAAACAATGGCTGCAGATCCTTCCTCAAGTAGAACAAACAAGTATTCCACGTTGCTTCCGAATCCATACCTCCCTTGACGGCTCCTATGATATGCAATTACATGTGTTCGTCGATGCGAGCGAAAATGGTTTTGCTGCAGGTGCATACCTTCGCTTCCATAAGAATGACGTCGTTGAGTGCACACTGGTTGCAGCAAAGACACGAGTGGCCCCGTTGAAGTTCAAATCTATCCCAAAACTAGAGCTTCAGGCAGCTGTCATTGGAACTAGACTGGCCAAAATGATTTCGGAGTCCTTGACAATTCCAATATCAAGTCGTATTTTCTGGTCTGACTCCCGGGACGTGATCTACTGGATTAACTCGGATCACAGGAGATACAGTCAATTTGTGGCATTTAGAGTGAGCGAGATCCTCGAAACCACCGAGATCAATGATTGGCGTTGGGTACCCACCAAGCATAATGTAGCTGACGATGCCACCAAGTGGGTTGGCTGGCCAGACCTGAGTCCTGATAGCAGATGGTTCAAAGGGCCGGACTTCCTGTGGCGTGCTAGTTCCGATTGGCCACGAGCTCCCTTCAACGTCTCCTCAACAATTACGGAACTGCGTCCAAATCTGCTAGCACACTTTAAAGTTCCAGAACCAATAATAAACGTAGGCGATTTTTCTAGTTGGAAGAGGCTTCTCCGTGTGACTACCTTCGTATTTCGATTTCCTGCAAACTGCCGACGCAAGCTACAGAAATTACCAACTGTTACCTCCCCGCTAGCTACCGTAGAGCTGGTTGAAGCCGAAGCTTATTTGCAGCGACTGGCACAAATTGATTCTTTTCGTGAGGAAATTGCCATTCTACGAAAAGCGCAGGAATCTCAAAACGAACAAACAACGCCACTGCCACCGAAAAGTGTTTTGTATCAGCTTTCTCCCTTCCTGGATGCGCGAGGTGTCCTCAGGATGCGGGGTAGAACGCGAATGTGCCAGTATACTACAGAAGACTCAAAGCATCCCGTTGTTCTACCGCGTGACCACCACATTACCACTCTAATTATTGCATACTACCATGAAAAATACCACCACTGCAACCATGAAACCGTCATCAATGAGCTACGCCAAAAATACTGCATATCCCGGCTTCGAGTATGCTACGGCAAAATCAGAAGACGATGTCAACGATGCAAGAACGAAAGTGCCATTCCGCGTCCACCTATCATGGCTGAACTTCCACCGGCTCGACTGGCAGCGTTTACACGTCCCTTCACACATGTGGGTATCGATTACTTTGGCCCCTTTTAAGTATCTGTAGGACGCAGAATCGAAAAACGTTGGGGAATGCTCGCTACCTGTTTGACTATCCGAGCGATTCACATCGAAACGGTCCATACTCTCAATACGGCATCGTGTATCATGGCCTTACGAAACTTTATCGCTCGTCGAGGAACTCCCAGAGTGATATATAGCGACCGTGGCACAAATTTTATTGGAACGAGTCGTGAACTGTGCGATGTAGAGGCAGCTATAAATGAGCCGGAGATTATGAAAGAGTTCATCAGTACCGATACAGAATGGAAGTTTAACCCGCCAGCAGCTCCGCATATGGGAGGAAGTTGGGAGAGGCTGGTTCGGACAGTTAAGAACAATCTGATGTCGATCAGCCCGTCTCGCACCCTGCGAGATGAAGAGCTCCAAAACTTCTTGATCGAAATCGAGAACACTGTCAATTCGCGCCCATTGACTCACGTACCGATCGACAACGATTCCGAGCCAGC contains the following coding sequences:
- the LOC134286045 gene encoding uncharacterized protein LOC134286045, with protein sequence MSSRSNLRPDLRTGATRTRSVAKIGGSGGQSEHQVEDGAYGGIVPVVVTRVPSPEQQANQTLPGRACKVCGGPDTEEMIQCDVCNKWHHFACVGVTKEIEDNNWSCAVCDTVTRALQILSTSDKAPRQAETAKRSKSLNSVIPSDKQHTLQPPDGPSSKGAAKQSSQLKSIPDRSAKGTYSVLSHGSSRSSILKLELQKLEEERALEQIEAEKQRNYLNKKYDILRQLTNQSDMTSIAEGTERVNAWVEDVNGCGHSESLQLVSKLPPTLKLDWACYRMSVPRVNLATFGNFLYSLAEAASTVVFPITVADQKQTRSETRLPKKGNAFLNAHLETQPEIDVSMPATSSNANAIDRPPAPIDRLNDGCPICKGSCRTADKCKQFLELSRDARWASVREFGLCRRCLRRHNGSCNTKECGQNGCTFKHHALLHNDQQRVQQITTVVASPNPNSGSSEPETSQGHGCNTHRTKTSAVLFRYLPVVLRNRDKTVQTYAFFDEGSELSLLDDGLAKLLELDGEISPLCLRWTGGKERNEDNSRIVSLEIGGIRNQTKMFNLNNVRTVQELLLPHQTIDMKELSQLYPHLRGLPVDSYQSAQPRILIGLKHAFIGLVLQSREGELNHLIASKTRLGWTVYGGCTEDAPNVVQCAFHEHHQSDNMDESLHQAMKEYFSLDSLGITKPSNILLSTDDQRAETLLRSLTKLKNGRYETGLLWRSDDARLPDNHAMALRRHRSLEIRLGKDPELAEILNKKIADYLEKGYIRLLTEEELNKPMFRVWYLPIFPVTNPNKPGKIRIVWDAAASTFGKSLNSALLKGPDQLCSLLSILLQFREHRVGLTGDIREMFHQVDIREEDQHCQRFFWTDKSGDVRTYVMRVMTFGACCSPSCAQYVKNVNAERHSQDYPDAAQAITKRHYVDDMLVSVETEQEAIQLASEVKLVHGNGGFEIRNWVSNSSQVLEALQGDNVTEKNLDLSSELATEKVLGMWWCTSTDTFTFKICRNRYDEGLLSGQRCPTKREILRVLMTIFDPLGLVAHFLMFLKILLQEVWRSGVQWDEPIQDVAFEKWKQWLQILPQVEQTSIPRCFRIHTSLDGSYDMQLHVFVDASENGFAAGAYLRFHKNDVVECTLVAAKTRVAPLKFKSIPKLELQAAVIGTRLAKMISESLTIPISSRIFWSDSRDVIYWINSDHRRYSQFVAFRVSEILETTEINDWRWVPTKHNVADDATKWVGWPDLSPDSRWFKGPDFLWRASSDWPRAPFNVSSTITELRPNLLAHFKVPEPIINVGDFSSWKRLLRVTTFVFRFPANCRRKLQKLPTVTSPLATVELVEAEAYLQRLAQIDSFREEIAILRKAQESQNEQTTPLPPKSVLYQLSPFLDARGVLRMRGRTRMCQYTTEDSKHPVVLPRDHHITTLIIAYYHEKYHHCNHETVINELRQKYCISRLRVCYGKIRRRCQRCKNESAIPRPPIMAELPPARLAAFTRPFTHVGIDYFGPF